The Methanothrix soehngenii GP6 genome has a window encoding:
- a CDS encoding IS256-like element ISMco4 family transposase produces the protein MNISDIADDYLIDRKEGMKKLTAGFLNEVMQLEAENQIQARPYERTGKRRAHRNGTRSRKLKTIYGEIELDKPQIREFPFETAVFERFSRVEDSLRVAVAESYFEGVSTRKVEKVFSKFGLKNISASEVSRIAKKLDKLVKDFLNRPIEGSIPYIFVDASYFKVRTDGRYVNKALLVVVAIHDDGYREILSATVDDSEDESCWENCFESLKARGLKGVKLVISDAHKGIQAAVQKSFLGASWQMCNVHFMRAVLKNIPKKEKKEVAYMLKDAIEDEFKMQELAVILDDKGFKKSADTIDSFRFDLWNYKSFPRSHWKRIRTTNVLERINKELKRRSRVAGAYSNDQSLLRVAVCIMMDINEDWITGKRYLSLEE, from the coding sequence ATGAATATATCCGACATAGCAGATGATTATCTTATCGATCGAAAAGAGGGCATGAAGAAGCTGACCGCGGGTTTTCTGAATGAGGTAATGCAGCTTGAGGCTGAAAATCAAATCCAGGCCCGTCCCTATGAACGGACTGGCAAGAGACGAGCACACCGCAACGGAACGAGATCGCGAAAACTAAAGACCATCTACGGCGAGATAGAGCTTGATAAACCTCAAATCCGAGAATTCCCATTCGAAACCGCAGTATTCGAGAGATTTTCTCGTGTGGAAGACTCATTAAGAGTTGCTGTAGCAGAATCTTATTTTGAGGGAGTATCAACCAGAAAAGTCGAGAAAGTATTCTCGAAGTTTGGATTAAAGAACATATCTGCATCTGAAGTCTCAAGAATTGCTAAAAAGCTGGATAAATTGGTCAAAGATTTCTTGAACAGGCCCATCGAAGGATCAATCCCCTACATATTCGTGGATGCAAGCTACTTCAAGGTCCGAACAGATGGCAGATACGTAAATAAGGCATTGCTCGTTGTCGTTGCCATTCATGATGATGGATATCGCGAGATCCTCAGTGCCACGGTGGATGATAGCGAAGATGAATCCTGTTGGGAAAACTGTTTTGAAAGCTTGAAGGCTCGAGGACTTAAAGGAGTCAAATTGGTGATATCTGATGCGCATAAAGGGATACAAGCAGCCGTCCAGAAGTCATTTCTTGGAGCATCTTGGCAAATGTGTAATGTTCACTTTATGCGTGCTGTGCTCAAGAACATACCTAAGAAAGAGAAAAAGGAGGTCGCCTACATGCTGAAGGATGCTATTGAAGATGAGTTCAAGATGCAGGAGCTGGCTGTCATTCTTGATGATAAAGGATTCAAAAAGTCGGCGGATACGATTGATAGCTTCCGATTTGACCTTTGGAACTATAAATCGTTTCCCAGATCGCACTGGAAAAGGATCCGAACAACTAACGTCCTGGAGAGAATCAACAAGGAGCTGAAACGAAGAAGTCGTGTGGCTGGAGCCTATTCAAAT